In Euphorbia lathyris chromosome 9, ddEupLath1.1, whole genome shotgun sequence, the following are encoded in one genomic region:
- the LOC136205338 gene encoding protein NAP1 translates to MTKQRQDFSDRDASLSPTSARSRELEGPSRWTEYLGPDMTSPVTFRPSRNKSQGSDGQFQSSGGSYKGLNLQWIVQLTDVAEGLMAKMYRLNQILDYPDPVNHVFSEAFWKAGIFPNHPRICLMLSKKFPEHFSKLQLERVDKVALDALNDSAEVHLQSLEPWVQLLIDLMAFREQALRLILDLSSTVITLLPHQNSLILHAFMDLFCSFVRVNLLSEKMPRKMMLQMYNLLHAMTRNDRDCDFYHRLVQFIDSYDPPLKGLQEDLNFVSPRIGEVLEAVGPIIFLSTDTRKLRNEGFLSPYHPRYPDILTNSAHPMRAQDLANVTSYKEWVLLGYLVCPDELLRVTSIDIALVVLKENLILTLFRDEYVLLHEDYQLYVLPRILESKKMAKSGRTKQKEADLEYSVAKQVEKMISEVHEQALLSCDAIHHERRILLKQEIGRMVLFFTDQPSLLAPNIQMIFSALALAQSEVIWYFQHVGIASSKSKAARMVPVDIDPSDPTIGFLLDGMDRLSCLVRKYIAAVRGYALSYLSSCGGRIRFLLGTPGMVALDLDSGLKGLLQKIVQHLENIPKPQGASVPAITCDLSEFRKDWLSILMIVTSARSSINIRHLEKATVSTGKEGLLLEGNAAYNWSRCIDELEFQLSKHGSLRKLYFYHQHLTAVFRNTMFGPEGRPQHCCAWLGVASSFPECASPIVPEEVTKIGRDAVLYVESLIESIMGGLEGLINILDSEGGFGALEGQLLPEQAAFYLNNTSRVSIPSAKSPRGTVGFPLPGHESYPENNSSIKMLEAAMQRLTNLCSVLNDMEPICVLNHVFVLREYMRECFLGNFRRRLFSVLKTDNDLQRPSVLESLIRRHMTIMHLAEQHISMDLTHGIREVLLTEAFSGPVSFLQLFEKPSEQLSGSAAEVVCNWYIENIVKDISGAGILFTPMHKCFKSTRPVGGYFAESVTDLRELKAFVRVFGGYGVDRLDRMMKEHTAALLNCIDTSLRSNREILEAVAGSMHSGDRIEREASSKQIVDLDTVIGFCIEAGQALAFDQLLAEAAGIVLEEGAPLIYSLLAGVVKHIPEEMPEKREIRSLRSVANSIGTVVNHDSEWVRSILEEVGGANDGSWTLLPYLFATFMTSNIWNTTGFNVDTGGFNNNIHCLARCMSAVIAGSEFVRMEREHQQRQSFSNGHSGEGLDPELHSNLSTEASIKSAMQLFVKFAAGIVLDSWNEVNRSHLVAKLIFLDQLCEISPYLPRSFLEAHIPYAILRSIYSQYYSNSPSMPLALLNSSPRHSPAVSLSHASPAVKQPRGDSTPQHGAYDSGYFKGSSSLNQDHTYDTESGNLRNNESKHRNVRRSGPLDYSSSRRGKLEGSTSGSTGPSPLPRFAVSRSGPLMYK, encoded by the exons AAGATGGACTGAGTACTTGGGTCCTGATATGACTTCTCCAGTCACATTTAGGCCTTCTAGGAACAAGAGTCAGGGTTCTGATGGACAGTTTCAGAGTTCGGGCGGGTCTTATAAGGGTTTGAATTTGCAGTGGATTGTACAGCTTACTGATGTAGCTGAAGGACTTATGGCCAAAATGTATAGATTAAATCAAATCCTTGATTATCCGGATCCAGTTAATCATGTTTTCTCAGAAGCATTTTGGAAAGCTGGAATATTCCCAAACCATCCGAGAATCTGCTTAATGTTGTCAAAGAAGTTCCCTGAGCATTTTAGCAAATTGCAGCTAGAACGA GTTGACAAGGTTGCTTTAGATGCTCTGAACGATAGTGCAGAAGTTCATTTGCAGAGTTTAGAGCCATGGGTCCAG TTGCTTATTGACTTGATGGCATTTCGAGAACAAGCTCTGCGTCTTATATTGGATCTAAGTAGCACAGTCATTACCTTGCTG CCCCATCAGAACTCACTTATACTACATGCATTTATGGATCTATTTTGTTCCTTCGTGCGTGTTAACCTTTTATCTGAGAAG ATGCCAAGGAAAATGATGCTACAGATGTATAATCTTCTGCATGCAATGACAAGAAATGACAGAGACTGTGATTTCTATCATCG gTTGGTTCAATTTATAGATTCCTATGATCCACCATTGAAAGGCTTACAGGAAGACCTCAATTTTGTCAGTCCACGCATCGGAGAG GTATTAGAGGCTGTGGGTCCCATTATTTTCTTATCAACAGATACGCGGAAGCTCAGAAATGAGGGATTTCTAAGTCCATATCATCCTCGGTATCCAGATATACTTACAAATTCTGCACATCCTATG CGGGCCCAAGATCTAGCAAATGTTACATCTTACAAGGAATGGGTGCTACTTGGATATCTTGTTTGTCCTGATGAGCTGCTTCGTGTAACTAGCATTGATATTGCTCTG GTTGTGCTGAAGGAAAATTTGATTCTCACATTATTCAGGGATGAG TATGTGTTATTACATGAGGATTACCAGTTATATGTCTTACCACGGATATTAGAATCGAAGAAAATGGCTAAATCTGGACGTACTAAGCAAAAAGAAGCAGACTTGGAATACAGTGTGGCAAAACAGGTTGAGAAAATGATAAG TGAAGTGCATGAACAGGCGCTTTTATCATGTGATGCCATTCACCATGAGAGGAGAATATTGTTAAAGCAAGAAATTGGAAGAATGGTGCTATTTTTCACTGATCAGCCCAGTTTGTTGGCTCCAAACATCCAA ATGATATTTTCTGCGTTGGCGTTGGCTCAATCTGAAGTCATCTGGTATTTCCAGCATGTAGGAATTGCATCATCAAAATCTAAAGCTGCTCGGATGGTACCGGTAGACATA GATCCAAGTGACCCTACTATTGGTTTTTTACTTGATGGGATGGATCGTCTATCTTGTTTAGTACGCAAATATATTGCAG CTGTTCGAGGTTATGCATTATCATACCTTTCTTCTTGTGGTGGTAGAATCCGTTTTTTGCTGGGAACTCCTGGAATGgtggctcttgatcttgattcTGGCTTAAAGGGGCTTCTACAGAAGATTGTTCAGCATCTTGAGAACATACCAAAGCCACAGGGTGCAAGTGTTCCTGCCATCACATGTGATTTATCT GAATTTCGTAAGGATTGGTTATCAATATTGATGATTGTCACATCAGCTAGGTCATCAATAAACATAAGACATTTGGAGAAAGCAACTGTCTCTACTGGAAAGGAAGGCTTACTACTAGAAGGAAACGCTGCATATAACTGGTCCAG ATGCATTGATGAACTTGAGTTTCAATTATCAAAGCATGGGAGCCTGAGAAAACTGTATTTCTACCATCAGCACCTTACAGCA GTTTTCAGGAACACTATGTTTGGACCAGAGGGACGTCCCCAACATTGTTGTGCATGGCTTGGTGTTGCTAGTAGCTTTCCAGAATGTGCTTCTCCGATTGTTCCAGAAGAG GTTACTAAGATTGGGCGAGATGCAGTCCTGTATGTTGAATCGCTTATTGAATCTATCATGGGAGGATTGGAGGGCTTGATTAATATTCTTGATTCTGAAGGAGGATTTGGTGCCTTGGAGGGTCAG CTTCTTCCAGAGCAGGCagctttttatttgaacaaCACATCTAGAGTTTCAATTCCATCAGCTAAATCTCCCAGGGGAACAGTTGGTTTTCCTCTGCCTGGACATGAGAGTTATCCCGAAAATAACAGTTCTATTAAAAT GTTAGAAGCTGCTATGCAAAGGTTGACAAACTTGTGTTCAGTTCTGAATGACATGGAGCCAATATGTGTTCTAAACCACGTATTTGTTTTGAGGGAG TATATGAGAGAGTGCTTCTTAGGGAACTTCAGAAGAAGGTTGTTTTCAGTGCTAAAAACTGACAATGATCTCCAACGGCCTTCTGTCCTAGAGTCGCTAATTCGTAGGCACATGACCATAATGCATTTAGCAGAGCAGCACATAAGCATGGACCTAACACATGGTATTCGAGAAGTTCTTCTCACAGAGGCCTTTTCAGGACCTGTTTCTTTTCTCCAATTGTTTGAAAAACCATCAGAACAGCTCTCTGGATCAGCTGCTGAAGTTGTATGCAACTGGTACATAGAAAACATCGTCAAAGATATATCAGGTGCTGGAATCTTGTTTACACCAATGCACAAATGTTTCAAAAGCACAAGGCCTGTTGGTGGATATTTTGCAGAGTCAGTTACTGATCTCAGAGAATTAAAGGCCTTTGTTCGTGTTTTTGGTGGCTATGGAGTTGATAGGCTAGACAGAATGATGAAAGAACACACTGCTGCACTTTTAAATTGCATTGACACATCCTTGCGTTCAAACCGAGAAATCTTGGAGGCTGTTGCTGGTAGCATGCATTCTGGTGATCGAATAGAAAGAGAGGCATCTTCAAAGCAGATTGTGGACTTAGACACAGTAATTGGATTTTGTATTGAGGCAGGGCAAGCACTTGCTTTTGATCAGCTTCTAGCTGAGGCTGCTGGGATTGTTCTCGAAGAAGGTGCACCCTTGATATATTCACTACTTGCTGGGGTAGTTAAGCATATACCTGAAGAAATGCCTGAAAAGAGAGAAATTAGGAGTTTAAGAAGTGTGGCAAATAGTATTGGTACAGTTGTGAATCATGATTCTGAGTGGGTTCGATCAATTCTTGAAGAGGTTGGGGGTGCAAATGATGGTTCTTGGACCTTATTGCCGTACTTATTTGCCACCTTTATGACATCAAATATATGGAATACCACTGGCTTCAACGTTGATACAGGGGGCTTCAACAACAATATCCATTGTTTGGCAAG GTGCATGAGTGCTGTGATTGCAGGAAGTGAGTTTGTGAGAATGGAACGTGAACATCAGCAGAGGCAATCATTTTCCAATGGTCATTCTGGCGAGGGTTTGGATCCTGAACTACACAGCAATTTGTCAACAGAAGCAAGCATAAAATCTGCAATGCAGCTTTTTGTCAAATTTGCTGCTGGAATTGTGCTAGATTCTTGGAATGAAGTGAATAG ATCTCATCTGGTAGCAAAGCTTATTTTCTTGGACCAACTCTGCGAGATTTCCCCATACCTTCCGAGAAGTTTTCTCGAAGCTCATATTCCTTATGCGATTCTCCGATCAATTTACAGCCAGTATTACTCGAATTCGCCTTCCATGCCACTAGCTCTACTAAATTCATCACCTCGCCATTCACCTGCTGTATCACTGTCACACGCTTCTCCTGCGGTTAAGCAGCCTCGAGGAGACTCAACGCCTCAGCATGGTGCATATGATTCGGGATACTTTAAGGGCTCATCATCGCTTAACCAGGATCACACTTATGATACTGAGAGTGGAAACCTTCGCAACAACGAAAGCAAGCATCGGAATGTTCGCCGTTCTGGACCCTTGGATTACAGTTCAAGCCGCAGAGGCAAACTTGAAGGCTCAACATCAGGCAGCACAGGTCCGAGTCCATTGCCAAGATTTGCAGTATCAAGATCTGGCCCTCTTATGTACAAGTAG
- the LOC136206120 gene encoding probable arabinosyltransferase ARAD1, with amino-acid sequence MSDRFSKIRQPKSPKTNANSSMARKSSLLKQSLLFFGLFILAIYAVFNTFFNPTTPSPTLLSELPSRANFVTFSGQVKGNYGNKVKIFMYDLPKKFTTGIIEQHALARGSKDTANVKYPGHQHMGEWHLFSDLNRPEQDRIGSPVIKVDDPDDADLFYVPVFSSLSLIVNPIRPPGAQPVFTQHYSDEEMQEQLVEWLEQQEYWKRNNGRDHVIIAGDPNALYRIIDRVKNSILLLSDFGRVRPDQGSLVKDVIIPYAHRINTYNGEIGVKDRKTLLFFMGNRYRKDGGKIRDLLFQMLEKEDDDVVIKHGTQSRENRRAASHGMHASKFCLNPAGDTPSACRLFDSIVSLCVPVIVSDSIELPFEDIIDYKRIAIFVETTASLNPGYLVKMLRRVTPQRILEYQKELKKVSQYFEYGNSNGTVNAIWHEVAQKLPLVRLMVNRDKRVVRTDLTEPDCSCLCTNQTALTQTL; translated from the exons ATGAGCGACCGTTTCTCCAAAATTAGACAACCTAAATCCCCAAAAACTAATGCAAATTCTTCAATGGCGCGAAAATCATCTCTTCTCAAACAATCCCTACTTTTCTTCGGTCTTTTCATCCTCGCCATCTACGCCGTCTTCAACACCTTCTTCAACCCCACCACCCCTTCCCCCACCTTACTTTCCGAACTTCCCTCTCGAGCCAATTTTGTCACCTTTTCCGGCCAAGTGAAGGGAAATTACGGAAATAAGGTCAAGATTTTCATGTATGATCTACCAAAAAAATTCACTACCGGCATTATCGAGCAACACGCGCTGGCGCGTGGCTCCAAAGACACGGCGAATGTTAAATACCCCGGTCACCAGCATATGGGGGAGTGGCACTTGTTTTCGGATCTGAACCGACCGGAACAAGATAGGATCGGTTCACCTGTAATCAAAGTTGACGATCCCGATGATGCTGACTTGTTTTATGTGCCGGTGTTTTCTTCTTTGAGCTTGATAGTGAATCCGATTCGGCCTCCCGGAGCTCAGCCTGTGTTCACTCAACATTATAGTGATGAGGAAATGCAGGAGCAGTTAGTTGAGTGGCTGGAGCAGCAGGAGTATTGGAAGAGAAACAATGGGAGAGACCATGTTATTATTGCTGGGGATCCGAATGCGTTGTATCGGATTATAGACCGTGTAAAGAATTCGATTCTGTTGTTATCTGATTTTGGCCGGGTTAGACCCGACCAAGGGTCGCTGGTGAAGGATGTGATCATACCTTATGCTCATAGGATTAATACTTATAATGGAGAAATCGGCGTTAAGGATCGGAAGACTCTCTTATTTTTCATGGGAAATCGATATAGAAAAGAT GGAGGAAAAATTCGTGATTTGCTTTTCCAAATGCTTGAAAAAGAAGACGACGACGTTGTGATAAAACATGGAACACAATCTAGGGAGAATCGCCGTGCAGCTTCACATGGAATGCATGCATCCAAGTTTTGTTTGAATCCTGCTGGAGATACTCCTTCAGCTTGCAGACTTTTTGATTCTATTGTTAGCTTGTGTGTTCCCGTAATTGTCAGTGATAGCATCGAGTTGCCTTTTGAAGACATCATAGACTACAAAAGGATTGCAATATTCGTGGAGACAACAGCTTCTCTAAATCCAGGATATCTAGTTAAGATGCTGAGAAGAGTAACACCACAGAGGATTCTTGAATATCAGAAAGAGTTGAAAAAG GTCAGTCAGTATTTCGAATATGGTAATTCAAATGGAACTGTGAATGCAATATGGCATGAGGTTGCACAGAAGCTACCTCTTGTAAGATTAATGGTTAACCGTGACAAAAGGGTCGTCAGGACGGACTTAACTGAACCAGACTGTTCTTGTTTGTGTACTAATCAGACCGCACTTACTCAGACTTTATGA